A genomic region of Fusobacterium sp. contains the following coding sequences:
- a CDS encoding dihydrodipicolinate synthase family protein — protein sequence MKKANFLTPVVTAFDANGNLDVQANKNVWDHLIKGGVDGLVIMGSTGEFFSMTTEQKKELIKLVVGYVNKRIKVYIGTSCMTVEDTVELSNFALETGADAVMIISPYYFALSDESVEFFYDKVAGAVKGDIYLYNFPDRTGHDLTPEVTLNLLRKYKNIVGFKDTVSEMGHTRKLMTTVLKEFPDFVV from the coding sequence ATGAAAAAAGCAAATTTTCTGACTCCAGTAGTAACAGCATTTGATGCAAACGGAAATCTGGATGTTCAGGCTAATAAAAATGTATGGGATCATCTTATTAAAGGCGGAGTAGACGGACTTGTAATTATGGGAAGTACAGGAGAATTCTTCTCTATGACTACTGAACAGAAAAAAGAACTTATTAAACTGGTAGTTGGATATGTAAATAAAAGAATAAAGGTATATATAGGAACTAGCTGTATGACAGTAGAAGATACAGTTGAACTTTCAAATTTTGCGCTAGAAACAGGAGCAGATGCTGTAATGATAATAAGTCCATACTATTTTGCTCTTTCTGATGAAAGTGTAGAATTTTTCTATGATAAAGTAGCAGGAGCTGTAAAAGGAGACATCTATTTATATAATTTCCCAGATAGAACAGGACATGATTTAACTCCAGAAGTAACATTAAATCTTCTTCGAAAATATAAAAACATAGTAGGATTCAAAGATACTGTAAGTGAAATGGGACATACTAGAAAACTTATGACAACAGTATTGAAAGAATTTCCTGATTTTGTAGTAT
- a CDS encoding fumarylacetoacetate hydrolase family protein, protein MKFVRFKNEKNEKLGIFNKDESKLIEISSVLGREFSSMIDLIENITEEEIEQLQKTFWGKISECVQYDASRVKICSPIKRPIHDIICVGVNYKDHLEETKESFKDDFTEPTKTVYFSKRASEIIGTGDVVKSRMDLDTHLDYEVELAVIIGKRGTDIAREDVEKYIFGYSIFNDISARVLQQSHLQWYRGKSLDTYSSMGPSILHKTALPFPVEVGVKSYVNNELRQSSNTKLFLADIPQIISEISEGITLEPGDIIITGTPSGVGMGMKPQGFMKKGDIVTCEIPEIGKLINIIG, encoded by the coding sequence ATGAAGTTTGTAAGATTTAAGAATGAAAAAAATGAAAAATTAGGTATTTTTAATAAGGATGAATCAAAGCTCATAGAAATATCTTCTGTATTAGGCAGAGAATTTTCTTCAATGATTGACCTTATAGAAAATATAACTGAAGAGGAAATAGAACAACTTCAGAAAACTTTTTGGGGAAAGATTTCTGAGTGTGTTCAGTATGATGCTTCAAGAGTAAAAATATGCTCACCAATTAAAAGGCCTATTCACGATATTATATGTGTAGGAGTGAATTATAAAGATCATTTAGAAGAAACAAAAGAAAGTTTTAAGGATGATTTTACTGAACCAACAAAAACTGTATATTTTTCAAAAAGAGCTTCTGAAATAATAGGTACAGGAGATGTTGTAAAGAGCAGAATGGATTTGGATACACATCTAGATTATGAAGTAGAATTGGCAGTTATTATAGGAAAAAGAGGAACAGACATAGCCAGAGAAGACGTTGAAAAATATATTTTTGGATATTCAATATTCAATGATATATCTGCTAGAGTGTTGCAGCAATCTCATCTTCAATGGTATAGGGGGAAAAGTCTGGACACTTATTCATCTATGGGACCAAGTATACTGCATAAAACAGCTCTTCCATTTCCAGTAGAAGTAGGTGTAAAAAGTTATGTTAATAATGAATTAAGACAGTCTTCAAATACAAAATTATTTTTAGCTGATATTCCTCAAATAATATCTGAAATATCAGAAGGAATAACTCTTGAACCTGGAGATATAATAATAACTGGAACACCATCTGGAGTAGGAATGGGAATGAAACCTCAAGGATTTATGAAAAAGGGAGATATAGTAACTTGTGAAATTCCAGAGATAGGAAAACTTATCAACATTATAGGATAA
- a CDS encoding UxaA family hydrolase yields MNFLGYRRPDGRVGVRNKIFILPASVCASDTTRIIASQIEGAVTFNNQNGCSQVAGDQQLTMDVMAGMAANPNVYGIIVVSLGCENCQMDLVVDAIRERTNKPMETFIIQENGGTITTIERAVRAGRKMAQEASRLQREEFPISELIVGTECGGSDPTSGLASNVLIGELSDRLVALGATSILSETTEFIGAEHILASRAKTPEIKERIYEIVHRYEKALQLVGEEVREGNPSPGNIAGGITTLEEKSLGCIHKGGHTEVTAVYDYGKQVEEKGLVIMDTPGNDPSSVAGMVAGGAQIIVFSTGRGTPTGNPISPVIKITGNKITFANMSDNIDIDASPVIYGPQTLKELGEEFLQELIEVANGKQTKAETLGYTEMAIARLCNYV; encoded by the coding sequence CTGCAAGTGTTTGTGCATCAGATACTACTAGAATAATAGCTTCTCAAATAGAAGGGGCAGTAACATTTAATAATCAAAATGGATGTTCACAAGTAGCTGGAGACCAGCAGCTTACTATGGATGTTATGGCTGGAATGGCAGCTAATCCTAATGTATATGGAATAATTGTTGTATCTCTTGGATGTGAAAACTGTCAAATGGATTTAGTTGTGGATGCTATAAGAGAAAGAACTAATAAACCAATGGAAACATTTATTATTCAAGAAAATGGAGGAACGATAACAACAATAGAAAGAGCTGTTCGTGCAGGAAGAAAAATGGCTCAAGAAGCTTCAAGACTTCAAAGAGAAGAATTTCCAATATCTGAATTGATAGTAGGAACTGAGTGTGGAGGATCAGACCCAACAAGTGGGCTTGCATCAAATGTTCTTATTGGAGAACTAAGTGATCGTTTAGTAGCATTAGGAGCAACATCAATTCTTTCTGAAACTACAGAATTCATAGGAGCAGAACATATACTTGCAAGTCGTGCTAAAACTCCTGAAATAAAAGAGAGAATATATGAAATTGTACATAGATATGAAAAAGCTCTTCAATTAGTTGGAGAAGAGGTAAGAGAAGGAAATCCGTCACCAGGAAATATAGCTGGTGGAATTACTACTCTTGAAGAGAAATCTTTAGGTTGTATTCATAAAGGTGGACATACAGAAGTTACAGCAGTATACGACTATGGAAAGCAAGTAGAAGAAAAAGGTCTTGTAATAATGGACACTCCAGGAAATGACCCTTCATCAGTAGCAGGAATGGTAGCAGGAGGGGCTCAAATTATTGTATTCTCTACAGGAAGAGGAACTCCTACAGGAAATCCTATTTCACCAGTAATCAAAATCACTGGAAATAAAATAACATTTGCAAATATGTCAGATAATATAGATATAGATGCAAGCCCAGTTATATATGGACCACAAACACTTAAAGAACTAGGAGAGGAATTTTTACAAGAATTAATAGAAGTAGCCAATGGAAAACAAACTAAAGCAGAAACTTTAGGATATACAGAAATGGCTATTGCAAGACTATGCAACTATGTGTAA